A window of Ictalurus furcatus strain D&B chromosome 4, Billie_1.0, whole genome shotgun sequence genomic DNA:
gaaacatggcaaacatCACACATGACAGACATTGTTGCCAAACTGGGAGCCAAAGTTGGGAGAGATGACTCAGCgtgtgtttacaaaaaaatggCAATCACATAGAGGATTTGTAAAGTTCCATATTGCTAAAAAGTGTAGAGACTTTTGGACACCCTgcattttctgttcattttactGTATTGTTTGGATGGATGAAATTTCACTTCAGTCTTTTTAGCCTTGGACAAACAGTAAAACAGAGGTATAATTTCCTTCCTTTATTCAAAAACCAAAGGGGACGACGACAACACAAACAGTTGTACTCTTGCTTTGTATCATTTTTATTGTGTGGTCAGTTTATTCTCCAATTTTGTTAAATTAGAGCTTACATGACTATAAAGAAATTATAAACTCTTTTTGTAAgtaaggaaaaacaaacaaaccccacaaTGGTGCATGCTCGTATAGGAAAGTAAACAAcaacagagtggtgtgatgcagcttgATGTGAAGCGGagctactgttaccaccctgaagttgctTATTTTCCCAATAACACTACTTCCCGAAGTGTTTTAGTCAATCTTATACCACAACTTTTAATGCTGGGGAACGTTTGCAGAACAAGTTACAgtagttcctgttttcacttgtGTTATAACGgttgttctctcaccagcctctctcagagttaataaaacaaagaaaaagattgTCTTGCCTCCAgccagaaaacttaaaggaacagtaACCTTTGaataaagtgctgacactggagtctcTAAACATACTAAACAgatatctcctcacagaaaacctcactATATTAACAGTTACacgcattaaaaaaacaaaaaaaaaaaccaaaaaaaaaaacacaaaaaccttTCACGTGGAACATCCGGCATACAAGCCCCTGTTTAAACATTTACTACAGAAATTATAACGATTTACAACAaggcattaacataaaccttgCATCTAGGGCTAATGTCAGAactaatccacaccttctgaccaatcaaatttgagaattcaacagcactgtggaataAATGACTATGTTAACTTCATCCGCATTAATAACAGTAACCGAGTAATAAAGTATAGCAAGTAGCATTTATAACCATAAACATACTGTGTTATAAAGAATATTACAATGATATGCAGGCATTTTTCAGTTGAAAACACAATGCTTAGTTTAAACtgcaaaaatatgtttaaactaAATCCTGATTGACTGTTATTGCTGTCTAAAGCAGAAGCAGAAGTGCTTCCTAAACCATGTGTCACGAGGGAGATTTGCCTTAAAACCTATGACCAAATTGTTGGGTCAAGAAGCAGTCGACATTGAAGATTGTTTTGTAAAGTGACTAGGTGATGATACACTGTAGCCTTTTCCCACTCACCTGCGGTGCTCCATACAGATAGAGCACTAAAGCCTCTTTCTGAGGAATAACACACCAGACTTTCTGCCAGGGTTTATTCTTATCACAGTACTGCAGGAAGCCACACATTATACTACTGCCTGAGAACTGTGCTGCTTCGATCTGacatgaaaagagagagagagagagagagagagagagagagagagagagagagagagagagagagagcgcaggtTAAACACAATTATTCAAAGCGATATACGAGTCACACACTTCCCGTGCAAGACTGTAGGGCAACGTTAGCTGAAactaaggggggggggggtttggtgGGGCAGAACAGTAAAAGCCGTTGTGGCTTTCACTGAGAATACATACACCTCTACACATAGCAAACACCTCTGATGAGGGAACAAAGCAGTACTTCACTCTCTGTAACCTTCACTGATACAGATTTTCATGCCGTTTCATCTCCACAGTGTGACAGCGTTCTGCACTCCACGGTAATCCTAGTGCTCTAattattttacacaaacacacattaataacACAACAGCTAATGTTTACGTGTTTCTAGTTCTAGAATCATCATGCAAGGCATcataaataaacagagagagtaGGAgggtacagtggcttagtggttagcacgttcgactcacacctccaccctgtgtcaACACCTTAACTTTATAATGCTTTTGGAGAAACTGGTTCTGAtgcattatttttgtgaataaccATTCTGTTAAGTTATCTTTATGTTGACTTGCATGATGATTCTAGATCTAGAAACACTCAAACATTAACTGTAGGCTGTTATTAATGTGGGTTTGTGTAAAATACAAggcgtgcttcaggggtttcctcacagtactccagtttcctccaccagttcGAAAacattggcatttccaaattgtccgtagtgtgtgaacaggtgtCTGAACGTGTGAATTTGTGTCCCAGGATGGTTTAGTCttgttcctctcaagatttcttcctcttgCCATCTCAAGGAATTTTTCCACCCCCATTGTCACCCctagcttgctcattagggatctaaaccTACATCCAGCTTCTTTGTAACAATGACTATTGTTTaaagtgctatagaaataaacttgaattgaatggaattGCAGTTGTAATTTGATCTTGTACAGCAGAGGAacctaaaaatgacaaactgctgCTTTAAAGGACTCGTCCTCAGGGATTAAAAGTAGACCCAGCCATTTCATGCaagtataaaaataatagtGATATCTGTTCATATTACAAGAGGTGATCTAATATAATCTCCTCACCTCCAGAATGCCTTTCTTCTTGCCCTCCTTCTCCTCGCTGTCTGTATGGCCTTTCAAAATGCAGTAACAGTCTCGACACACTTTATTCATCTTATTGCCATCATACTCCAGAGGAGCCTTATTGTCTGAACACTTCCAGCATACCACCTGATgggtgaagaaaagaaaaaacatcagaaAGAGCGGGTCACTTGCTCCTAAATGCACTGAGCAATAATAAACAACCTGAGGCTATATTAGGAGCAAAACTTTGTATTGCGTCACTTACATAACCACAAGCTCGACAGTGATGCCTCCTGCGTGTGAGAGCGTTGAAAGGTTCCCTACACTTCATACACATGGTCACCTCGTTGTCTCGGATCCAGCGTGGTGCTCGTTTCCCCAGGTCTGTTATCTGACAGGCAAACGCATACACACATCAAAAATCAGTCGTCAAATATATCAACCAACAGCTAATGTGCGAACCGAACCAATACTGGCAGATTCAAAGATAGATACTCACCGACACTTCCGATACTTCCTCCACTTCTTTAGCAGCCATTTTAAATGTCTCATTCTTTTGGTGAAAGATCTCTATTGTTGCTTGGAATGCCTAAAATTCACACAACACTGCTGTCAGAGGAACCTCCACATGATAAACGAAAGCAGTACAAGCTAAAGTCACACTTTTTACCTTTATCCAGTCCTCTTTATCTTGTTCGGTGCTGGAGTGAGGAAACAAACAAGAGTTGGGatgaattcaaataaataataataaaaaaaaatcgatatAAAATAAATCGAAATAAATTctataataatcgattatgaaaatcgatgtcaacgaatctcattaacgattagttggtctgcgcgcggcacgggggagCCAACAATTTTttgaaaattatgaaaataatttttagttgcagccctaaaaaTGTTAGACACATAAAAATGTACTCATGCATAACTAAAATgtggcagctgtggctcaggtggtagagcgggttgtacactaattgtagggttggcggtttgattcccggcacacatgactccacatgccgaagtgtccttgggcaagacactgaaccccaggttgctcccgatggcaagttagtgccttgcatggcagctctgctaccattggtgtgtgtgtgtgtgtgtgaatgggtgaatgagacacagtgtaaagcgctttggaaccattaaggttaaaaaagtgctatataagtgcagacatttaccatttaaaataaagtcaaaaatTTTACCCCCTCCCTAATTTAGTCATGCccaattcccacccatcagCCATTTCTTCTCTATCACATGACGGCTACCAACCACAGAGGGTTAAGGCTATCACGTGCTTCCTCCGAGGCATGTGAAGCCAGCTGAccgcatctttttgaactgctgctcgtGCAACATCAGGGGGcggcgtaacacactcggagggaAGTGCTATCCGCCCACTTCCGCATGCGTGCGCTTACAAATGCCGCTGTGATCAacaggagagagcgagagagagagagagagagagagagaaaaagagagaattacgtcacccctccctccctttttctctcttggactcccagtcacggatggctgtggcatcatcaggatttgcCCCTTGAGACCGCATAAATGTGATACATTTGTTCTGATTCATATTGTATCTAGTTTCATTTTTCCATGTCATAACCTACAATTTTACATACAGCTTGGTTTAAACATGTCCACCATATAGTGTGCGCTTTATACTGTAGATGATCAGTCCCTGTCATAAAAGCCTAACcagggacaggggcaacaaattAGCTATAACTAAAAGCACTACGTACATTTCATCTGTCGTGTTGCATTATAATGTTTACCTCTACTGTCTCTGCCTGTGACTGATACACAACAAAACTGACATTTACCTGGCCTGCAGCTCGAGGGTACGCTCCTTCCCAGACACCTGGAACGTATGAGGGTAATCCTCATTATATGTCTCGGTCACCTTCATCCCATCGATGCCGATTCGTGTGCGCACCGTAAACTTTTGGCCCACCAGGCTGAACTTGGGAACGCAGTAGAGCAGCATGTTGTTGAACTGGAGACAGGATAAAGAGATTCAATTTCATTTAAGGTATAATTAACaactttgcaaaaaaaaaaaaaaaggaaaaaagctaGGTTCAGCTAGCTACCCCCTGCAAAGCCTAAAGGCTTGAATGCTAGTGGAGGAGCCAGCGCTTTTCCTGAAGTGACGGGCAACATGACTGACACCGTCTTATCCTGAATAATACCAACAGAATTCTCTCTTAATTATAGAGACTGGAGTTTTTACTCTACTACGAAAATTAAAGCTACTTTActactagtttttttttttttattaaaaatgaaataaaagcatgatTATTGAGACAGAGGAGATAAAAAAGTGTTGTGTCAGGGGTTTTATTTCAGAATTAGCAGCAAATCTttacatattttacattataatttAGGCATGAAAGAAGCCTGACTACACGAGAGGCGGCAGCTAAtcagaggagagaaagaaagagcgtaAACACAGCAAACAGtagtgagagagtgaaaaatATTGAGGAAACAGCAGCATTTATTTACATTGGGTTGCCAACACTTTAGCCATGTCCCAAATCACATACGACTGTGCTAAATATTCTATCAGTACACTATTGGTGTCATTACTATTTAGGCAGACTACATAATGTGGTCTCTAAATGCGTGCACTTCCACCCATGTGATTAATCCACGCCGGCAAGAATGACACAGAAAAACCTCCATTATGCAAAGTTGTCCCGCAAGTGGTTTGCAGTAACATTTTTCTACCAGAGGGGGCGAATGTTCAAAATCTTACATCAAGCAACTTTAATAAACACTGACCCCAAATTAAAACCTGGAACACATGTACGTCGTTAAGCTAAATAAAACTAGTGCTACAATTCgaaattctttaaaataatatcaaattGTTACCCTGCTCTGAACATTGTTTaagtataaatactgtatattgtaaatGTATACAGGGAAAATAGAACTAGCAACTAGAGCTACTCACCAGAAAGAGGTATCGGTCCATAGCTGAAGTGTTCCTGGCTGCCAGTTTGAGAATGTGGCCCTCCTTTATAAACTCATTGGAGGCATTCACAATGTCCTCTTCCTCCCCCAGCATCTCATAAATCTCCAGCAGTTTCTTTAGATTCTCCTGTGACGAATGACATGAAGCATGAGAGCTGACAGTAATACTCATTCAGGATAATTCCCATCAAATCTTTACACAGTCAATACTAAAGTGATAAAAAAGGGGTCATCAGAGATTAATAGAGTTTAACTGTGCTCTAATTTGATTACAGTGAAGTGGAGGAAAAAGCGAGAAGAGGAAAACAACAGTACTTACAGATTTGCGAATTGCAGTGTTCGAGTGTGTGGCTGCTGTGGCGATAATCTCTAACGACTCTAAAATAAGATGAAGGATTTTATACGTCAGAGATCACGTGATATTTTCACTGCATTTACATTCTTAAGCAAGTCCATTTTTCCCCTTCAGACACAGATAAGATAGTGTTGCGTACATGTAAACAGCtcagttcttttctttttcttttttacatcaACATGAGCCAGAGTCAAATGAAGCTCTAAATCCGAAACACATCTGATATCTGGCCATTTGACTCGCGTGTAAATGCTCACAGCTGATTTTTCTGAAGTTATCAATATGGTTATGTGAGAACAGGCCAGGCCAAAATTGATCATTTGGACTGACTACGAAGACAATTCACTTAGCAAGTgaaagtatattaaatatactATTAAATACTagcaaaatattacattaatgtGACTAcattaagatattttcacttggcAGTCCTCCAGGATTAACAAAAAATCAAGCaaagcagatttgggccaagatgcgcattcagtcaaagccctctttgagtcccgtgtcaaacatgagtacagctaaaaggtcttatttaccaacaaacatcactgtgaaagaccgtgcacaacaattttgtgcaattgcaatttcaccaactcaagtagttttctgcaaaaaaaaaaaagaagcacaaaaaactctacaaattgcatcacaatttttaaaaaaaaacccaaagcaaagtcaagcatttttggccgcaacaatcacaaaaaaaaaacaaaacctgtatACGGACTAACTTGGTAATATGTCCGTTTTTTTCCAGTGTTCtatgtagagctgcaacaactaatcgataaaatgaataataatcgattatgaaattCGTCTTCAACAAATCTCTATCGATCAGTTGGTCTGCGCATGACACGAGGTTACTTCTGTTACGAAAACATGCTTCAGAGAGTACAgaccaaagttgtgtcccaaatgacgtactatacactcatacgatgcactatgtactctaccgtctagtgtatgaagtttagaagggtagtatcgtctgaaatggaacactagcgttttttcCCAGTCAATGGCACATGACATCAAATGCACATAAAtgcagccaactcgcctgacccggTATTgtcaacctgggcttccagatcACCTCaacagtgccacaggctgactgcctccatgccacaccgcattgatgcagtaattcatgcaaaaggagcatGAATTACTGCCGTCTTCtgcatacacgagctcacagatacccatgattggctagtgtcacagtgactgactgactgggagagagagtatgccattaCATCCACCCAGAGAGCtcggccaattttgctcccttggctcccaAACCTGTCATCTCCCAACGACAGGGTGAGTTTGTTTCTGTTCCACCACTCAGGAGCTCTGTCTTATATTATTTAAAGATGTTTTGCTGTTCATTTGGAGAGCAGGGTGAACACATTGATGCACATGATAAGCAAAGACTACTGAATTGCTACTACCAGACTTGACTGGGATGAGTACAAAGCGTCAGAGGAAGACTTACTCTCAGCGTCCCGCCGGTCCACGTGATCCTGAGGAAGCTTCTTCAGGTAGTCTTTGAGTAGCATCTCGTATCTTGGTACTCTCTGTACTGGTTCCAGCATGTGATGCTGCAGTGTCAGACTcccacacacttcctgtttctgtaCTCAGGACAACAACCGCACGAAAAGCAAGCTATAAAACAACTAGTGAGAGGTCAAAGTTTGTAAAAACCATTCTAGTTTTAAACTAGAATTAgcaataaaacagaaaatgcaCTCACTTGGATGTCTTGAATAATGGCCTTAAACTGAGGCGAGCGGTCTGTCCACTGTTTCAGCAGCTCCATGGCTTTATCAAAGTTCCTCACGTATTCTGCATACATCTTTAGAAAGGGTGTAAGTTTCTGCAGAATGTCCCCGATTCGAGGCGTCGTCTCCCTGTGAAGACCGGGACAAGACACTcgtaaatcaaaataaaagagGCCAAAGCATGGCATAGAATAATAGACACTGAAAGCATATCAGAACGTATCTATACTGAGACAGGGAGTCATTCTAGTATCTTTAGAGGAAATTACACTTGTATACTGGTGAGATCTGTAGCAAGACATCCCAAAATACAAAGGAATTGAAACAGGTTCTGGCAGATGACTCCCTAACCACTGTGAAGGAAGTGATCAGCAGACAGGTAACATGTCTACTTATTCACAAGTCACTGCAAACAAAGGAACGCTGCACTAGATTCTCATGTAATTTTCCCATCAATCATAACTAAACATGAAGTACCAtaattatttatcataaaatgaacattttaggACATATAAGAGTACActtaattccaaaaggtttacAGTTAATCGAGTTCAAGGATCAAGTTGGTTGGTCTTTACTCTCTCACCATTCGCCCATGCGTTTCTCCAGATCTGGCAGCAGAAACTGGCTGTGGAAGGTATTGATGGAGGAGATATTGGAGAAGATGTTCTTCACCACTTCCAAAGGGAACGTGCCTTTTCCTGCCTCCTCCATCAGCGTGTCATAAAACACCTGCACAACAGGGCCAAGGCGGAGTTTATAATAGTTTTATAATAGTTTTCTGCATGTTAAGATGTCTGAATTCCATATCCTTCCAGGCCGACATTGGATAATCATGGTAAAATTCATCAACAAAGTTCTCGTCATAATACAGAAATCGGGCACATTTGCCCAATTTTACATTTAGATACAACTATAAACGTGTTCCTTTTTTAAACTGTCTCTTGCTTTTACATTACGTTGGATCGCAGTTGacagcaaacagaaaaaaaggagatCTGCTTCTTCAATCCACATTTCTTACCCCTGGATTTTTTTCAGGttttgatcaactaaaacaggtgtgttagattttggttggagatgctGCATATACAGACTACAGAGAACTTTCTTCACGTAAATATACATTATCCAAGTAATATAGCTCATAGTAAGCCTTAGCTGTTTCCCCCCAATTTATCTGCTATACTCAGTGACTCAATCAgctgaatttaaaatgttaatctCATTTAATTTGATCTAATTTTGCTGagataaaacaaataaagtatGTAAAACGCTTCAGAAATATCCTAACTGCCATCGAACTGattcatatttcattttattattattattttttgcagttttgaaacatttgattttttcGCACACAAAATGCAGCTACACTTACCTGTAATAAATTTAGTCTTGCAACGTAGGCCTTCTCTGTCTGCAGAAGCTCATTTGCGATTTTGTACAGCTTCTGTTCGTTGGTCTCCTAAAACAGCAAAGGAGATCAATCAAAATCTAGACCTATAGAATAGTCTCTCTTAGTTAAATAGTTTGAGAGTGTGGCAAAGCTGCTCTTATTACAACTTGGTACAATATAGCCTGAAATACTGTAGGCTACTGAATTCTTATGGATGGAACCAGTAACAGTATAGTTGACTTCTACAGCGAGAAGTAGTAGGAAGTGACAGCTCAATTCGAAACCTTAGAACTGCATCTGTCAGACAGTCCTCAGTAGGCTTACGGTCATCAGAGTTTTTTGTTCTCTTATTGAACAACACGAGGGGGTAAAAAAAATCCTACTTGCGacatataaacaaaacacatgccAGCTTCACCTCTGTATACTATAACTACAGCATGCACTAGTCTTTCTAAATCTTACTGGCTGAGGAAAAATACTTTGGCGCCTACAGAGAGTGTAGCCTGAAGACACGGACCAGTCTAGTAAGTTAGACGAATCAGAATCCACAATGACTGACTTGCACTCATTTCCTTATCAGCTCGTAATACATTCTCAAACCTTGGAATTGGCCTTAGCAGCTGTTTCCCAACTCCCATCCTGGTATGCCTTTATAGTACACAGTTTGGGTCTAAGTCATATGATTAGATAATTATAAAGCCTTGAGGACAGGAACACACAAAAGGTGTACAGTGCAAGCTGAATTCCAACCTTCAGGATGTCTATTAAACAAGACGTACGGCTGTGAATATTCTGCGTGCTAAGGATGTCACAGCTGAATGGGAAACTGGACTCCAAAGGTCAAAGCTAAAGttcattctccatcacacacacacacacaataccctGTGACTTTACTCCAGTGGTTcctataccacacacacacacagagccattgTTGCTAGCTAAAGGCTGTAGAGAGAACTTCCTGGTGTAGAAAGACAAAGCACGGTGCTGCTCCAAGTGTCAGTGGGGTGgggataaattaaaaatgaaccctaccactatgccCCTGGAGACAATAGAAAACAGTGGCAAAACACAATTAGAAAATggcagcactgtcagcatggtctgtgaattctggctctgactgttcctcaacctcagctacattaCTCAAGTTAATGTATTAACTGAATTATGtgtctgattattttttattattatggtttGTGCCTGCCTACAATATTGTCTAAGctacagcagtggtcaccaaccctgttcctgaagatctaccttcctgaagactttagctccaaccataatcgtgcccacctgaccatccaATTAtagccttaagaagttcttgatcaactaaaacaggtgtgttggATTTTGGTTGAAGATGAAAAtagcaggaaggtagatctcaaggaagaagattggtgaccactggtctaagGGATTTAGACAAAACTAGTAATCTAAATTAAATCACAGCAACcattaaacatataaacattacTGCTATATCATTGGCGCTAGAATATTCACAGCGTACATGGAACACAGATTCAAAATGCTATCAGAGATATTTGATATGGTTTTAATTCCCAGAATACATACAAACTAGTAGTCTAATTTAAACCATTGTGACCCAGAGCAGGCAGGTACtaaggatggatgaatgaacatCACGCAGTGCTGCCTCAGACCTCTTCACACCCACAAGCATCATATATAACAGCTCgcccacatgaaagtaaaaaccttttttttttttttttgtattccgTAGGACCCCACTCCATCTCACAGTTCCAATCTCAACCAGATATCTGGTAAGCTTTCTGTAAACAATcttgaataatgtattcattttaaggtatactgtatatacactaaaagtacaaaaagtATGCTTAAGGAGAACAACCCAAGGACAAAGAATGATATAGTTTAgtaccccttttttttttttaaccgagAGTGTACGTGCAGGAGGTATATGGGACACAATGTGGAATTAAAAACATACAGACAGGAAATGAGAGTGTGGTAAAGAGGAAACAAGTATATACAGTAAAGGAGGGGCTAATGTtgacagagagataaagagagataaaCTATATcgccaaaagtatgtagacccCTGATTATTACACCTAAATGCACCCATTTCAAAACCATGTACACAGAGTTGGCccccactttgctgttataataacctccactcttctgggaaggccttCCACTAGATTATGTTTTGCTGTGCTGTAAATGTGATTTGAGTTCATTtatccacaagagcattagtgaggtcaggcacttaTGTCAAGTGAGTAGGCCCTGTGTGCAGTCagtattccagttcatcccaaaggtgttcagtggggttgaggtcagggatctgtgcaggccactcgagttcttcaacaccaaccttggcaaaccatgtcttcatggacctcatttTGTGTACttcatgttggaacaggtttgggcctcttagatccagtgaagggaaatcttaattcTACAGCACACACGGACATTGTaaacaattttgtgcttccaactttgtgaagtgatggtcaggtgtccgtatacttttggccgtatagtgtagATAAAAAGAGGTAGAGAAAGGTAGAAAGACTAGGCTTCAAAGAAACCTGAAGGAGGGTCTTGAGCACCTTGCTAGTGATAAACAAGTAGATAAATTACATTCATGTAGCCTTCACAGAACACTGAATACTCTAGAACTCAGCAATATAGTAAAGTATGATAACATCCAtgcaaaacattaaaataatatacgTACAATAACATGTTTCATAGCACTTTTGATTTCCCAGGAGACCTAGAAACATCTCTACACCATTACCTTCATTAGAAATGCCCGGATCTGTAAATATGCATGAAAACATTATTAGGGAATGCCCCATACCCATTTTTTAGACTGATGGATTCCTAATCTTCGCTCCAAGTCAGCATagttcttcttttctctctatctgtttgACAACGATTTCATCAGAGTAATCTTCTTTATACCTTTTTCCAAAATCACTCATGAACCACCCCTAAACTATAATTTGTTCATCATTAACGTTAGCTAAGTTAGTTGTCATCTTCCAGTAATCATTATATCAGACTGTGACTGATTCATAAACAGAGCTCATGCGTAATTCATGAGTTTTATACAGATCTACTGAGAACGTCAGTTATCTCAGAGCTGTATTCTTCTTATTCCAATCTAATCAAATCAGACAGAACCATTTAGACAATATTGCTACAACACGGGTGCTCGATTATtcacaacatacagtacatagagCAGGAAATTTTAAATGGTATCAGAGAGATTAGCAAATCACAAAACTACCGCATTGCTCGGAAGCATTGCACGAGGTAAATAAGCTTCTCTAGAGGAAGCTGACTGTCTCTTTCTGACAGAGGCTCTATAGTTAGCACCAGCTTGGTAACTCTGGGGAGATCACACAGCACCAATGGGCAGGATGTTTCAAATGAACAAGTCACTCTCTGCTCCGGTGCGTTACTGAAAAACAAcccacagctctctctctctctctctcactctcatatagtcatatattaaaaatatgacaaataaaggtGTCCAAGTTAAACATGTCTAACGTAAGGTAACCCATGGCATACACCCACCTTGTGTTCCATACCCCCGTCATCTGTACTGCCGTCATTCTCGGTCTCGGTCTCTCTTCTTCTGCTCTCATCCTCTTTCTCAGGCATCTCGATGACACCCTGAGACGCGTCTGCTTCCCCGTCCAAACTTTGCTCCACCATGTCTCCATTCAGCAGCGATTCGCCGTCTGGTTTCACAGCTCCGCTGTCATCACCGTTTCTGTCCATCTGACCTAACACTCCATTGGTAGAGGGCATGAGGTCATGACTGGTGCTGCCGTCCTGAGTCTGCTCTTTAGTATCCGTCGCTATCTGGCAGCTCTTGTGTACCGGACTGCACTTAGCAGGTTTGGCTGAGTGTTTCTGAGGAGAGCTGTCCctcctgtctgtgtttctgggtgtaaaagacagagacagggtACAGTAGGTAGGTCAATCTCTTTTTTGCTAATCAGTAAAACACCTCTTCTTTGCACAGAGCTCCAGTAACTGTCTTCAGAATTTGAGAGCTGGCGAGAAAGCGAGAGGGagcatgtgtgaaaatgtgagtGAGTTAAAAATACTCCACTCTAGCTGCACAAACTTCCTCTATCATGTAGGGcagtacaatgtgtgtgtgtgtgtgtgtgtgtgtgagaaactgCGCATGCGAGTTTCAGTGTTATCGGA
This region includes:
- the fgd4a gene encoding FYVE, RhoGEF and PH domain-containing protein 4a isoform X3; the encoded protein is MGSGLRKMRRRQKYWFCRNKEKAGKASCFPSKSLDEEEACVGVKIAEAQDLGSRSADRASRNEKPRQGSRASNRSSSGVNGKGSRRQLPRHIKPKVPPKPAHLQTPVTELCKPLGRSSPFSSKMEEGGGKGRVSDLISRFEENRNTDRRDSSPQKHSAKPAKCSPVHKSCQIATDTKEQTQDGSTSHDLMPSTNGVLGQMDRNGDDSGAVKPDGESLLNGDMVEQSLDGEADASQGVIEMPEKEDESRRRETETENDGSTDDGGMEHKETNEQKLYKIANELLQTEKAYVARLNLLQVFYDTLMEEAGKGTFPLEVVKNIFSNISSINTFHSQFLLPDLEKRMGEWETTPRIGDILQKLTPFLKMYAEYVRNFDKAMELLKQWTDRSPQFKAIIQDIQKQEVCGSLTLQHHMLEPVQRVPRYEMLLKDYLKKLPQDHVDRRDAEKSLEIIATAATHSNTAIRKSENLKKLLEIYEMLGEEEDIVNASNEFIKEGHILKLAARNTSAMDRYLFLFNNMLLYCVPKFSLVGQKFTVRTRIGIDGMKVTETYNEDYPHTFQVSGKERTLELQASTEQDKEDWIKAFQATIEIFHQKNETFKMAAKEVEEVSEVSITDLGKRAPRWIRDNEVTMCMKCREPFNALTRRRHHCRACGYVVCWKCSDNKAPLEYDGNKMNKVCRDCYCILKGHTDSEEKEGKKKGILEIEAAQFSGSSIMCGFLQYCDKNKPWQKVWCVIPQKEALVLYLYGAPQDVKAQSTIPLLGYSVDDASRPTDPPASFRLSQSKSVHSFAAESEELKQRWLKVIRVCVTGEVPASPPPTDIHAAECSRQPSTESL
- the fgd4a gene encoding FYVE, RhoGEF and PH domain-containing protein 4a isoform X2, with product MAKPLRRNLRTERRLHWTESRAEKAGKASCFPSKSLDEEEACVGVKIAEAQDLGSRSADRASRNEKPRQGSRASNRSSSGVNGKGSRRQLPRHIKPKVPPKPAHLQTPVTELCKPLGRSSPFSSKMEEGGGKGRVSDLISRFEENRNTDRRDSSPQKHSAKPAKCSPVHKSCQIATDTKEQTQDGSTSHDLMPSTNGVLGQMDRNGDDSGAVKPDGESLLNGDMVEQSLDGEADASQGVIEMPEKEDESRRRETETENDGSTDDGGMEHKETNEQKLYKIANELLQTEKAYVARLNLLQVFYDTLMEEAGKGTFPLEVVKNIFSNISSINTFHSQFLLPDLEKRMGEWETTPRIGDILQKLTPFLKMYAEYVRNFDKAMELLKQWTDRSPQFKAIIQDIQKQEVCGSLTLQHHMLEPVQRVPRYEMLLKDYLKKLPQDHVDRRDAEKSLEIIATAATHSNTAIRKSENLKKLLEIYEMLGEEEDIVNASNEFIKEGHILKLAARNTSAMDRYLFLFNNMLLYCVPKFSLVGQKFTVRTRIGIDGMKVTETYNEDYPHTFQVSGKERTLELQASTEQDKEDWIKAFQATIEIFHQKNETFKMAAKEVEEVSEVSITDLGKRAPRWIRDNEVTMCMKCREPFNALTRRRHHCRACGYVVCWKCSDNKAPLEYDGNKMNKVCRDCYCILKGHTDSEEKEGKKKGILEIEAAQFSGSSIMCGFLQYCDKNKPWQKVWCVIPQKEALVLYLYGAPQDVKAQSTIPLLGYSVDDASRPTDPPASFRLSQSKSVHSFAAESEELKQRWLKVIRVCVTGEVPASPPPTDIHAAECSRQPSTESL